In Sorghum bicolor cultivar BTx623 chromosome 10, Sorghum_bicolor_NCBIv3, whole genome shotgun sequence, one genomic interval encodes:
- the LOC110431334 gene encoding uncharacterized protein LOC110431334, which translates to MPWPSRATSPQYTQRVCASLLAQCASSPSSIQICFSSPIRSSIRRCSSPPIRSCSCRGPASPFQICSPSNHPSSPAPHRHRRPRLLPVLLYLDLLFSVICIPTLPFDFLNGSGGVDRRQRPRLAAPCRDETWCQGVGSAGAKSAKSTGVMKSRAGGPNLLSSTTLPLPGAFLNAFGAIVRCCTCLKQVIVDTKRFIQWKIIVLVFHWQTRLTSPKLMLKNVRGKGIELDGMQCLKNRRMQLIRDNVNPIIKEKRYMDLELLIVMHANILTLPCRN; encoded by the exons ATGCCATGGCCCTCTCGAGCCACGAGTCCCCAGTACACGCAGCGCGTCTGCGCCTCCCTCCTCGCCCAATGCGCTTCATCCCCGTCATCGATCCAGATATGCTTCAGCTCCCCAATCAGGTCATCGATCCGGAGGTGCTCGTCTCCCCCAATCAGGAGCTGCTCATGCCGAGGCCCAGCCTCACCCTTTCAAATCTGCTCCCCGTCCAACCACCCAAGCAGTCCAGCTCCACATCGCCACCGCCGCCCACGTCTGCTCCCCGTGCTGTTGTACCTCGACCTGCTCTTCTCCGTGATCTGCATCCCGACTCTGCCCTTCGACTTCCTCAACGGCAGCGGTGGAGTGGATCGTCGCCAG AGGCCGCGACTCGCTGCTCCCTGCCGCGACGAAACGTGGTGTCAGGGCGTGGGGAGTGCCGGGGCAAAATCTGCGAAGTCAACAG GTGTCATGAAAAGCAGGGCAGGGGGTCCTAATCTACTGTCATCGACGACATTGCCACTCCCAG GAGCATTCCTTAATGCATTTGGAGCAATAGTTCGTTGCTGCACCTGTTTGAAGCAAGTAATTGTAGATACAAAAAG ATTCATACAATGGAAAATAATTGTTCTCGTGTTCCATTGGCAGACAAGACTAACATCGCCAAAG CTGATGCTAAAGAACGTAAGAGGGAAAGGGATAGAGCTCGATGGCATGCAATGTCTCAAGAACAGAAGGATGCAATTAATAAGAGACAAcgtgaatcctatcatcaaagaAAAAAGATACATGGATTTGGAACTACTAATTGTAATGCATGCTAACATTTTGACATTGCCATGTAGGAATTAA
- the LOC110431085 gene encoding uncharacterized protein LOC110431085, which yields MTKRLSVKALDNSLRDIMDRAELPFGGKTVVFGGDFRQVLPVVRRGSRAQIVGASLRMSYLWDSMRHLKLVRNMRAKSDRWFAEYLLRVGGGSEEASIDDKIRLPHDICIPHTGEDSDLDTLIDCIFPNLNANMSSKDYITSRAILSTRNDWVDMINMKMIGRFHGDEMVYHSFDCAVDDPHNYYPEEFLNTLTPNGLPPHVLKLKIGCPVILLRNIDPANGLCNASMTVNKAQGQTIPNVGVYLPEPVFSHGQLYVALSRATSRSNIRILAVPVVEKDMNKEKGKGKGKGKKKPTKDIFTKNIVYKEVLTP from the exons ATGACAAAGAGGCTGTCTGTCAAGGCACTAGACAATAGTCTTCGTGATATAATGGATCGAGCAGAGCTACCATTTGGAGGGAAGACCGTGGTGTTCGGTGGAGATTTTAGACAGGTTCTTCCTGTTGTTCGGAGAGGATCAAGGGCTCAAATTGTCGGTGCCTCGCTGCGGATGTCGTACCTTTGGGATTCTATGCGACATCTAAAATTGGTGCGTAACATGAGGGCAAAGAGCGACCGGTGGTTTGCGGAATACTTGTTGCGTGTCGGTGGAGGGTCTGAGGAGGCGTCTATTGATGATAAAATTCGCCTTCCTCATGATATATGCATACCGCACACTGGGGAAGATAGTGATCTTGATACTCTAATTGATTGCATATTCCCTAACCTCAATGCAAATATGTCAAGCAAAGATTATATCACCTCTCGAGCGATCTTATCTACGCGGAACGACTGGGTTGATATGATTAATATGAAGATGATAGGTCGTTTTCATGGAGATGAGATGGTGTACCATAGTTTTGACTGTGCGGTGGATGATCCACATAACTACTATCCTGAAGAATTCCTTAACACTTTGACACCCAAtggtctacctccacatgtgTTGAAGTTGAAGATTGGTTGTCCAGTCATATTGCTTAGGAACATTGACCCTGCGAATGGACTTTGTAATG CTTCGATGACCGTTAACAAGGCACAAGGACAGACTATCCCCAACGTCGGGGTATACTTGCCGGAACCAGTGTTCTCGCATGGCCAATTGTATGTGGCGCTATCAAGAGCTACGTCAAGATCGAACATTAGGATCTTAGCCGTGCCGGTTGTTGAGAAGGACATGAACAAGGAAAAGGGGAaagggaaggggaaggggaagaaGAAACCGACAAAGGATATATTCACAAAGAATATCGTATATAAAGAGGTTCTAACTCCATGA
- the LOC8065776 gene encoding probable acyl-activating enzyme 5, peroxisomal has product MLNTTAASWSASLSSSSQFSLKLTLKETGGVPSFNCKHGKGNMFTVVNRGNKPLGFRQVVKTSPLSQADKAKPSRLRPPHGMGNLDSNPANSCPLTPLGFLERAATVFGDCPSVVYQDTVFTWSQTHRRCLRLASALVSLGITRGDIVSVLLPNVPAMYEMQFGVPMSGAVLNNINTRLDARTVAVLLRHSGSKLVFVDASSLQLISDALRLLPPGHPAPRVIPVEDPHEEDEFPADTLTYERLLADGDPEFAWVQPASEWDPMVLNYTSGTTSEPKGVVHCHRGLFLITVDSLMEWAVPTRPTYLWTLPMFHANGWSFPWGMAVVGGTNVCLRRVNAATVYAAIASRGVTHLCCAPVVLNMLANAHDGVRRPLPGKVRIRTAGAPPPAAVLQRTEAIGFEISHGYGLTETAGLPVSCTWKGEWDSLPAPERARLKARQGVRTPATGKVDVIDSETGRSVPRDGATMGEIVVRGGCVMLGYLNDDEATKAAIREDGWFYTGDVGVMHPDGYLEIRDRSKDVIINAGENISSVEVESVLYDHPAVNEAAVVARPDELRGETPCAFVSLKEDAAGTVTAADVIAWCRERMPQYMVPRTVVFHAELPKTSTGKIQKYVLRNLAMEMGPAHKGDGRR; this is encoded by the exons ATGCTAAATACTACTGCTGCCTCGTGGTCTGCTTCTCTCTCGTCCTCGTCACAGTTTAG tcTGAAGTTGACACTGAAAGAGACTGGAGGAGTGCCCTCTTTTAACTGTAAGCATGGAAAGGGGAACATGTTCACCGTGGTCAACCGTGGAAACAAACCTCTGGGTTTTAGACAGGTGGTGAAGACATCACCGCTCTCACAAGCTGACAAGGCCAAACCAAGTCGCCTCCGGCCACCCCATGGCATGGGCAATCTCGACTCGAATCCGGCGAACTCGTGCCCGCTCACGCCGCTGGGCTTCCTGGAGCGTGCGGCCACCGTCTTCGGCGACTGCCCCTCCGTCGTCTACCAAGACACGGTCTTCACCTGGTCGCAGACACACCGGCGATGCCTCCGCCTCGCCTCCGCGCTCGTCTCCCTCGGCATCACCCGCGGCGACATC gtGTCCGTGCTGTTGCCGAACGTGCCGGCCATGTACGAGATGCAGTTCGGAGTGCCCATGAGCGGCGCCGTGCTCAACAACATCAACACACGCCTGGACGCGCGCACGGTCGCCGTCCTGCTCCGCCACTCCGGCTCCAAGCTCGTCTTCGTCGACGCATCGTCGCTCCAGCTCATCAGCGACGCGCTCCGGCTACTCCCGCCGGGGCACCCGGCCCCGCGCGTGATCCCCGTCGAGGATCCTCACGAGGAGGACGAGTTCCCTGCCGACACGTTAACGTACGAGAGGCTTCTCGCCGATGGCGACCCGGAGTTCGCGTGGGTGCAGCCGGCGAGCGAGTGGGATCCGATGGTGCTGAACTACACCTCCGGCACGACGTCGGAGCCCAAGGGCGTGGTGCACTGCCACCGCGGGCTCTTCTTGATCACCGTCGACTCGCTCATGGAATGGGCGGTTCCGACGAGGCCGACGTACCTGTGGACGCTGCCCATGTTCCACGCCAACGGCTGGAGTTTCCCGTGGGGGATGGCCGTGGTGGGCGGCACCAACGTCTGCCTCCGCCGCGTCAACGCTGCCACCGTGTACGCCGCCATCGCGAGCCGTGGTGTCACCCACCTCTGCTGCGCGCCCGTCGTGCTTAACATGCTGGCCAACGCCCACGACGGCGTGCGACGGCCGCTCCCGGGAAAGGTGCGCATCCGCACGGCCGGCGCGCCACCGCCGGCGGCCGTGCTACAGCGCACGGAGGCCATTGGCTTCGAGATCAGCCATGGGTACGGGCTAACCGAGACCGCGGGCCTGCCGGTGTCATGCACTTGGAAGGGTGAGTGGGACAGCCTCCCGGCGCCGGAGCGCGCACGGCTGAAGGCGAGGCAGGGCGTGCGCACGCCGGCCACGGGCAAAGTCGACGTCATTGACAGCGAAACCGGCCGCAGCGTGCCACGTGACGGCGCCACCATGGGCGAGATCGTGGTCCGCGGCGGCTGCGTCATGCTCGGCTATCTGAACGACGACGAGGCGACCAAGGCGGCGATACGCGAGGACGGGTGGTTCTACACGGGGGACGTCGGCGTGATGCATCCGGACGGTTACCTGGAGATCCGCGACCGTTCCAAGGACGTGATCATCAACGCCGGCGAGAACATCAGCAGCGTGGAGGTCGAGTCGGTGCTTTACGATCACCCGGCGGTGAACGAGGCAGCCGTGGTGGCGCGGCCGGACGAGTTACGAGGCGAGACGCCGTGCGCGTTCGTCAGCCTCAAGGAGGACGCGGCGGGCACGGTGACCGCGGCCGACGTCATTGCGTGGTGCCGGGAGCGCATGCCGCAGTACATGGTGCCCAGAACGGTTGTCTTCCACGCCGAGCTGCCCAAGACCTCCACTGGCAAAATTCAGAAGTACGTGCTTCGGAACCTCGCCATGGAGATGGGACCCGCCCACAAGGGCGACGGCCGACGGTAG
- the LOC8065775 gene encoding uncharacterized protein LOC8065775 has product MAKSSSWDIPESSASPLYIPPPREETDDEGCHELLSGHLTPRSHVLSGQRHALLMRRNTMFECRIGSNTKSSKKDGDYMSEDRVNTNTPLPQSSMNNNEKVGPYIQAPSTTPMAPLFDDYECMTKEHLTDNSDDDEGGIFEEDEEEDEGYMFVGQDEEDDDNIQDNDLEEDMTSIPEVPDQYDEVYSNMPTDTHMLKPVTNCNHCDAKRFEHESPGFCCRSGKVELNDPNVPDELMRLWSSNDADARHFHNSIRFFNGHFSFTSLYCRLDSATASMKNSGIYTFRAHGQIYHNIRSFGREDGKEPRHLELYFYDDDPNLEHRYRRCREEKCQKDKEVIERLVAILRDNPYSQHLRSVGQAEDLEDYHVMLNLDQRLDQRTYNVPSTSEVAAVWIEGSELLDSPGRLCVSVRDYYCYKFQMRPGIFNPILYGRRLFQQFAVDTYIKIESSRLDYIRNHQDDIRADLYQGLVDSLHAGEGRAEAIGKRTVMPSSFIGGPRDMRRRYMDAMALVRRFGKPDIFLTMTCNPNWDEIKRELYPGQTPQDRPDLVVRVFRAKLQELKDRLLKKDILGKVRAHVYVVEFQKRGLPHAHFLLIMDRKYKITCPEQYDRLISAELPNKKKYPVLYKMVTKHMMHGPCGVLNHNCPCTKGRDSCKNRYPRPFCDVTVQGKDSYPVYRRREDGRKEKVRGHELDNRWVVPYNPYLLRLFNCHINVEACGSIKAVKYLFNYIYKGHDRASVAIKEADKEDSEANVDEIKQYRDARWLHLPDMHMVSFHRRQGIRRVLDRPGADKSMLTAYFEKNRTDETARGVLYRDFPEFYTWLFATILVFCEPSDVFGLWEKHKEAMSEDYKRNNQSTFMVEQKVLKDIQKSLQSMQKDIKIYPLPDIDNTYDASCDIPREIFEEASIEANEDDVALSDTLNEEQRAAYNEIMSSVDTEDGGLFFVDGPGGTGKTYLYRALLATVRSQKKIAVATATSGAAASIMPGGRTAHSRFKIPLTIDNGAFCTFTKQQSGTAKLL; this is encoded by the exons ATGGCGAAATCCAGTAGTTGGGATATCCCAGAGTCCAGTGCATCACCTCTTTATATTCCTCCACCTCGTGAGGAGACTGATGATGAAGGATGCCATGAGTTATTGTCTGGCCATTTGACACCAAGATCACATGTTTTGTCTGGACAAAGACATGCATTGTTGATGCGTCGTAACACGATGTTTGAGTGTCGCATTGGTTCGAACACAAAGTCATCTAAGAAAGATGGTGACTACATGTCTGAAGACCGAGTAAATACTAACACGCCCTTGCCTCAATCATCCATGAACAACAATG AAAAGGTAGGACCATACATTCAGGCTCCATCAACCACACCAATGGCACCACTGTTTGATGATTATGAATGCATGACTAAAGAACACCTAACTGACAACAGTG ATGATGACGAGGGAGGTATATTTGAAGAGGACGAGGAAGAGGATGAGGGATACATGTTTGTCGGGCAAG ATGAGGAAGATGATGACAATATCCAAGACAATGACCTTGAGGAAGATATGACTTCTATCCCTGAAGTACCTGACCAATATGATGAGGTGTATAGTAACATGCCTACTGATACCCATATGCTAAAACCTGTCACAAATTGCAACCACTGCGATGCAAAAAGGTTTGAGCATGAATCACCTGGGTTCTGTTGTCGCAGCGGAAAGGTTGAGCTCAATGATCCGAACGTACCTGATGAGCTTATGAGGCTTTGGTCAAGTAACGATGCAGATGCTAGGCACTTTCATAATAGCATTAGATTTTTCAATGGCCATTTCTCTTTCACTTCTCTATATTGTCGCCTCGATAGTGCTACTGCAAGCATGAAAAATAGTGGCATATACACCTTCCGTGCACACGGACAGATCTATCACAACATAAGGTCATTTGGTAGAGAAGATGGTAAGGAGCCAAGACATCTTGAGCTTTACTTCTACGATGATGATCCAAACCTTGAGCATCGCTATCGACGATGTCGTGAAGAGAAGTGCCAAAAAGATAAGGAAGTTATTGAGAGGCTGGtggccatccttcgtgacaatcCATACTCACAACATCTTAGAAGTGTGGGCCAGGCTGAAGACCTCGAGGACTACCATGTCATGCTAAACCTTGACCAGAGGCTGGACCAGAGAACATACAATGTGCCATCAACTTCAGAGGTGGCTGCTGTTTGGATTGAGGGAAGCGAACTCCTTG ACTCCCCTGGTAGATTATGTGTGTCTGTGCGTGACTACTACTGCTACAAGTTTCAGATGCGCCCAGGAATATTTAATCCCATACTGTATGGTAGGCGTCTATTCCAGCAGTTTGCAGTTGACACGTACATCAAGATCGAGAGTTCTCGATTAGATTATATACGAAACCATCAAGATGATATTAGAGCAGACCTCTACCAAGGATTGGTTGATAGCCTACATGCTGGTGAAGGTAGAGCAGAAGCTATTGGAAAGCGAACAGTAATGCCTTCATCGTTTATTGGAGGTCCACGTGACATGAGGCGTCGATACATGGATGCCATGGCTCTGGTACGGAGGTTTGGTAAACCAGACATCTTCCTCACTATGACTTGTAACCCGAACTGGGATGAGATCAAGCGTGAACTCTACCCTGGCCAGACACCACAAGATCGTCCAGATCTTGTTGTTCGGGTCTTTAGAGCAAAACTACAAGAGCTAAAGGATAGACTACTAAAAAAGGATATCCTTGGAAAGGTGCGGGCACATGTTTATGTTGTGGAGTTCCAGAAAAGAGGTTTGCCGCATGCACATTTTTTACTAATCATGGATAGGAAGTATAAGATCACGTGCCCGGAGCAGTATGATCGCCTCATCTCAGCTGAGCTCCCAAATAAGAAGAAGTACCCAGTCTTGTATAAGATGGTTACCAAACATATGATGCATGGCCCTTGCGGAGTGCTTAATCACAATTGTCCATGCACAAAGGGGCGTGATTCTTGCAAGAACCGATATCCTAGACCTTTCTGTGATGTCACAGTACAAGGCAAGGACTCATATCCAGTTTATAGACGACGTGAAGATGGCCGAAAAGAAAAAGTTCGTGGACACGAGCTTGACAATAGATGGGTCGTGCCTTACAACCCATATCTCCTTCGTCTGTTCAACTGCCACATCAATGTTGAGGCATGTGGGAGCATCAAGGCAGTCAAGTATCTGTTTAATTACATTTACAAGGGTCATGATCGAGCGTCCGTGGCTATAAAAGAAGCTGACAAGGAGGATAGTGAAGCTAACGTTGATGAGATCAAGCAGTATAGAGATGCTAGATGG CTACATCTTCCAGACATGCACATGGTGTCATTTCACCGACGCCAGGGGATTCGACGAGTGCTTGATCGTCCAGGTGCTGACAAGTCAATGCTTACAGCATACTTTGAGAAGAATAGAACAGATGAAACAGCTCGAGGTGTATTGTATCGGGATTTCCCCGAGTTCTATACATG GCTCTTtgcaacaatattggtattttgTGAGCCCAGTGATGTGTTTGGACTATGGGAGAAACATAAGGAGGCAATGTCAGAGGACTATAAGCGCAATAATCAATCCACCTTCATGGTAGAGCAGAAGGTCCTCAAAGATATTCAAAAATCGCTACAATCAATGCAGAAAGATATTAAGATATACCCACTTCCTGATATCGACAACACATATGACGCCTCTTGTGATATTCCCAGAGAGATTTTTGAGGAGGCTAGCATTGAGGCTAACGAGGATGATGTGGCTCTCTCAGACACCCTTAATGAGGAGCAGCGAGCAGCATACAATGAGATTATGTCCTCGGTTGATACTGAGGATGGGGGTCTCTTCTTTGTGGATGGTCCTGGAGGAACCGGAAAGACTTATTTGTACAGAGCACTTCTAGCTACTGTACGCAGTCAGAAAAAGATTGCTGTGGCAACAGCTACATCTGGTGCCGCAGCCTCAATAATGCCTGGTGGTAGAACCGCCCACTCACGCTTCAAGATTCCCCTCACCATTGATAATGGGGCCTTTTGCACCTTCACAAAACAACAAAGTGGTACTGCCAAGCTGCTTTGA